ACTCGCCGAGCACCTGGCCGGCCTTGACCTTGACCGCGCCGATCTCGGTGATCCCGTCCGGGCCGGCCTTGGTGCCGGTGGTCTCCAGGTCGAACACGACGAACGTGGTGTCCCGCAGCGGGGTGCCGAGCTCGTCGAACGCCAGCTGAGCCTGGTTCGGCCTCGGTCGGGTCTCCATGATCGCGCACCCTAAGCGCGGCCACCGACAATCTCGGGCGGCAGCGGTCCGTGTCCGGAAGGTGATCAGGGGAACGCTGCCGGTGCGACGCGCGATCCGGCGGCGGGGCCTACCCTGGACCAATGCAGCCCCAGCCCGTCGAACCGGAAGAAGCCGAAGAGGCCGTCGGCCGCTCGGCGATTCCGGCGCGGGCGCAGGAGGACGCGGCGGCCCCCGAACCGGCGTCGTGGGCTGGCCTGCCGGAGGCGGTCCGCGAGCGGATCGCCGAGCTGGCCGCGGCCGCGGTCGCCAAGCTGCCCGCCGCCGACGTGCCCCGTCAGCTGCGGCCGGTCGCGAAGTTCGCGCCGGCCAAGCGCGCGAAGCTCGGCGGCACCGCGTTGCTGGCGGCGCTGGGCGATTCGGCCCAGTTCCGTACCGCGGTGCTGGAGTGGCTGCGCGAGCACCGCACGGACGCGCTGGACCCCAACGTCGCCGATTCCGTCGCGGCCGCGGCGGCCTCGGTGCTGCTCGGCGAATCCGGTGCGGCCGGCCGGGTGCGGCTGGTCGCGAAGAACGCCGAGGAAACGGCGTTGCGGGCGGAGCGGGACGCGGCGTTGGCGCGGAACCAGAAGCTCGAAGCCGAGATCGCCGAGCTGCGCGTCGAGCTGGAGGCGGCGCGCGGGTCGGTGGAGAGCGCTCGGGGGGAACGCGAGGCGGAGGTCGAGAAGCTGCTGCGCAGACTGCGCGAGCAGGGCACGCTGCTGCGCCAGGCTAAAGACGCCGCGGAGGCGGCGCGGGCAGAGCTGGCAGACGGCGGAGCGACGCGAGAGCGTGAGATCGAGGCGTTGAGCGCGCAGCTCGAGCGGGAACGCCGCCGCGTCGCCGCTGAACGCGCGCGTGCCGAGCGCGCGGTCGCGGACGCGGAGATGGCACGCCAGTCCGCTCGCGAGGCGCGAGAGGCCGACGAGGTCCGGCTGGCGCTGCTCGTGGACACGATCGACGGCGCGGTGCATGGCCTGCGGCGCGAACTCGCGCTGGGCGACCGCGGCGCTCGGCCGGCCGACATGGTCAGCGGTGCGCGGTCCGGGCTCGGCGCGGGCGGGCGGATCCAGGACGTCACTGCCCTCGACCGGCATCTGGCGCTGCCGAACGTCCATCTCATCGTGGACGGGTACAACGTCACCAAGACGGGTTATCCCGAGCTGGCGCTGGCCGATCAGCGCGACCGTCTCGTGCACCAGCTTTCGGCGCTCGCGGCGCGTACGTCGGCGGAGGTGACGGTGGTCTTCGACGGGGCTGGCGTGTTGTCCGTCCCGGCGGCGGTGCCACGCGGCGTGCGGGTGCTGTTCTCCGAGCGCGGCGTGCTCGCCGACGACGTGATCCGGTCGCTGGTCGCGGCCGAGCCGAAGGGCCGGCCGATGGTCGTCGCGACGTCCGATCGAGCGGTCGCGGATTCGGTCCGGGCGGCCGGCGCGCATTCCGCGCCGTCGTCGGTGCTGGTCAGCCGATTGGGTCGAGTTTGACCGCGCGCTGAGCCCGTGCTGAGCGCGGGCCGCGGAAATTGTCGGTGGTGGTTCTTACCGTTTCTTCTCGCGAGGCGCTTCCCGGGATCGGCCCGGGCGGGCCTCGCCGAGGAACGGGAGGTTCGGCCATGGCGCGGAGCGTGCGGAGGGCAGCGATCGGTGCGGGGGTCGGCGCGGAAGGGCTGTTCCCGGCCGACGCGGCGGTGACCCTTGCCACCGCGGTGAGTCCGGCCACTGCGGTGAGTCCGGCCATTGCGGTGAGTCCGGCCACTGCGGCTAGCGGTCGCGATCAGGATCTCGAAGCGCGTGGCAAACCGGACGATCCGCCTGCCCGCGACCAGCGGACCGGCGCGGGTTCGCCGACCGCCGGAGCGCGGTTCGACAGCGTGCTGGACCGCGTCGCCTCCCTGGACGAAGCGCGCCGGCCGGCGGGCGCGGTGGACGTCGCGCTCGAGGACATCGACGACTTGGTCATCGACTGCGGCCGGTGCGCCGTGCGCGGCGACGCGTGCGCCGATTGCGTGGTCAGCGTGCTGCTCGGGCCGCCCGCCGGCCTCGCATGGGATGCCGACGAGCGGCGTGCCGTCGATGCGCTCGCCGAGGCGGGGATGGTGCCGCGGCTGCGCTTGGTTTCGGGGCCCGACAGTAAGTCGGCGTGACACCAGTGGGTGACACTGGCGCGCTGAGCGGTCGGATACGTGCGGTGAACGGTTAGTAGCGGAAGGAGCCTTTTTCGCGGCTGGAGGCTGTGGTCTAGGTCACAGTCGGCTCCCGTGCTGGTCCGATGGTGTTTCGGCGGACTACGGAGAGTTTTTACGGGGGCCGCGGTGGACGCGCCGACGGTCTTTTCGTAACCTGGCCGAGATCTCGCGCCAGTCAGCCGTCGGACGACGGCGACGCGGGATCGCCGCCGGTTCGGCTTTGTCGGGGAGTCAGATCGGAACCAACACCGTGCGCGGGAAAGCTGTTGCGTCAGACGACGGCCGGAACGCGGACGGGCAGTGTGCGCGAAGAGGGCCCCCGACCTCTTGCGCGCCGGGGTTCCGGCCACGGCGGCCCGACAGCAAAGGAGACCCGCGCGGCCGTGCAGTCGCATCCAGTCAAGCGCGTGGTGTCAGGCGCCCTCGCGGCCGCTTCGGTGATCGCAGTCATCGCCGTGGCGCAGCCCTCGAGCACCGCAGCCGCTTCCCCCCTCCCCGTCCTCCAGGCCCCGCCGAGCTCCGGCTCGGACGTTCTTGCCAAGTACCGCGACCTCGCGGCGCAGGCCGAGAAAGCGAATGAAGACCTGCTCAAAGCGCAGGACGACCTCAAGGCCCGCCAAGGCGACCTCGACAAGGCCAACGGAGATGTGACGAACGCGCACAACCTCTCCGCCCAGGCCCTGGACAACGAGAAGAAGTACCAGGTCGACGTCGACAAGTTCGCGAAAGCGTCGTTCCTGTCCGGCGTGCAGATGAACAAGCTGTCCGCGCTGCTGGCGGGCACGTCGACGCAGGAGTTCCTCGACCGCTCGTCGGCGCTGGACCAGATCGCGTCTCAGAAGGCCATCGCGCTGGAGAAGCTCCAGGGCGCGGTCGACCAGGCCAAGTCCGCCGAGAAGCAGGCGTCGGACGCGGCGTCGCGGGCCACCGCGGCACGTGACGCGGCAGCGAAGCTGGCCAACGACATCCAGACCAAGAAGCAGACCCTGGACGACCAGGTCGCGG
This sequence is a window from Amycolatopsis benzoatilytica AK 16/65. Protein-coding genes within it:
- a CDS encoding NYN domain-containing protein, coding for MQPQPVEPEEAEEAVGRSAIPARAQEDAAAPEPASWAGLPEAVRERIAELAAAAVAKLPAADVPRQLRPVAKFAPAKRAKLGGTALLAALGDSAQFRTAVLEWLREHRTDALDPNVADSVAAAAASVLLGESGAAGRVRLVAKNAEETALRAERDAALARNQKLEAEIAELRVELEAARGSVESARGEREAEVEKLLRRLREQGTLLRQAKDAAEAARAELADGGATREREIEALSAQLERERRRVAAERARAERAVADAEMARQSAREAREADEVRLALLVDTIDGAVHGLRRELALGDRGARPADMVSGARSGLGAGGRIQDVTALDRHLALPNVHLIVDGYNVTKTGYPELALADQRDRLVHQLSALAARTSAEVTVVFDGAGVLSVPAAVPRGVRVLFSERGVLADDVIRSLVAAEPKGRPMVVATSDRAVADSVRAAGAHSAPSSVLVSRLGRV
- a CDS encoding NlpC/P60 family protein — encoded protein: MQSHPVKRVVSGALAAASVIAVIAVAQPSSTAAASPLPVLQAPPSSGSDVLAKYRDLAAQAEKANEDLLKAQDDLKARQGDLDKANGDVTNAHNLSAQALDNEKKYQVDVDKFAKASFLSGVQMNKLSALLAGTSTQEFLDRSSALDQIASQKAIALEKLQGAVDQAKSAEKQASDAASRATAARDAAAKLANDIQTKKQTLDDQVAELKKTEPLLSQADRSSQKDTGADVPTDIKAPGPAAQAALDAALSQRGKPYVWGATGPDSYDCSGLMQWAYKQAGITLPRSSSQQSTFGTPVARSQLQPGDLVFYYSPVSHVGMYIGNGLMVHAPTSGDVVKISPLQSQYVGARRVA